Proteins from a single region of Haloplanus sp. GDY1:
- the prf1 gene encoding peptide chain release factor aRF-1 translates to MSTDTQDADDDRRKYEFQKVIEDLREYEGSGTQLVTIYIPPDKQISDVVAHVTQEHSEASNIKSKQTRTNVQDALTSIKDRLRYYDTYPPDNGMVIFSGAVDSGGGQTEMVTKVLESPPDPIQSFRYHCDSDFLTEPLEGMLTDKGLFGLIVLDRREANVGWLKGKRVEPVKSASSLVPGKQRKGGQSAQRFARLRLEAIDNFYQEVAEMANDLFVPERHDLDGILVGGPSPTKDEFLDGDYLHHELGDLVVGKFDVAYTDESGLHDLVDAAQDVLADQEVMKDKTQMEEFFENLHTGDLATYGFEQTRRNLVMGAVDRLLISEDLRKDVVVYDCDGTEEFEVIDRRHSTPDHECSDGSEAEVKEREDVIEHLMAIAEQRGTETKFISTDFEKGEQLYDAFGGIAGILRYSTGI, encoded by the coding sequence ATGAGTACCGACACGCAGGATGCCGACGACGACCGTCGGAAATACGAGTTCCAGAAGGTCATCGAGGACCTGCGGGAGTACGAGGGCTCCGGCACCCAACTCGTCACTATCTACATCCCGCCGGACAAGCAGATCTCGGACGTCGTCGCCCACGTCACGCAGGAACACAGCGAGGCGAGCAACATCAAGTCCAAGCAGACCCGGACGAACGTCCAGGACGCGTTGACGAGCATCAAGGACCGCCTCCGCTACTACGACACCTACCCGCCCGACAACGGCATGGTGATCTTCAGCGGCGCCGTCGACTCCGGCGGCGGCCAGACCGAGATGGTGACGAAGGTCCTGGAGAGCCCGCCGGACCCCATCCAGTCGTTCCGCTACCACTGCGACTCCGATTTCCTCACCGAACCCCTGGAGGGGATGCTCACGGACAAGGGTCTGTTCGGCCTGATCGTCCTCGACCGGCGCGAGGCGAACGTCGGCTGGCTGAAGGGCAAGCGCGTCGAACCGGTCAAGTCCGCCTCCTCGCTCGTCCCCGGCAAGCAGCGGAAGGGTGGCCAGTCGGCCCAGCGGTTCGCCCGCCTGCGTCTGGAGGCCATCGACAACTTCTACCAGGAGGTCGCCGAGATGGCCAACGACCTGTTCGTCCCCGAGCGCCACGACCTGGACGGCATCCTCGTCGGCGGCCCCTCGCCGACGAAAGACGAGTTCCTCGACGGCGACTACCTCCACCACGAACTGGGGGACCTCGTGGTCGGCAAGTTCGACGTCGCCTACACCGACGAGTCGGGACTCCACGACCTCGTCGACGCCGCGCAGGACGTCCTCGCCGATCAGGAGGTGATGAAGGACAAAACGCAGATGGAGGAGTTCTTCGAGAACCTCCACACCGGCGACCTGGCCACCTACGGCTTCGAGCAGACCCGCCGCAACCTCGTGATGGGCGCCGTCGACCGCCTGCTCATCAGCGAGGACCTCCGGAAGGACGTGGTGGTGTACGACTGCGACGGCACCGAGGAGTTCGAGGTGATCGACCGCCGCCACTCGACGCCCGACCACGAGTGTTCCGACGGGAGCGAGGCCGAGGTGAAAGAGCGCGAGGACGTCATCGAACACCTGATGGCCATCGCCGAACAGCGCGGCACCGAGACGAAGTTCATCAGCACGGACTTCGAGAAGGGGGAACAGCTCTACGACGCCTTCGGCGGCATCGCCGGCATCCTGCGTTACTCGACGGGCATCTAA
- a CDS encoding P-loop NTPase: MSRVYAVASGKGGVGKTTTVANLGAVLAEAGHETVAVDVDLGMGNLAGVLGVDVDAGPTVNDVLAGTATITAAVREGPVGLSVLPASTDLDDFGRGDPDGLSTLLDGLDADVVLLDTSAGLSHDSVEPLRVADEVILVSTAEPGALGDTAKTREVADRFGTPVWGAVVTRATTDGDGERAADRSRTDGVAAVADRLGVTVRGSIPEDPAVAAAAAAGDPLVVAAPDAPATGAYRRLAAELLDDDALAPTADEPTADEPTHDADGVVVADAEETARESAEATETEEGTPDDGSVTLDDADDGTDDDTDDDTEADREDEAGSERSGFLRWLLG; encoded by the coding sequence ATGAGCCGGGTGTACGCGGTCGCCAGTGGGAAAGGCGGCGTCGGCAAGACCACCACGGTTGCCAACCTCGGTGCCGTCCTCGCCGAGGCGGGCCACGAGACGGTCGCCGTGGACGTCGACCTCGGGATGGGGAACCTGGCGGGCGTCCTCGGGGTGGACGTCGACGCCGGCCCGACCGTCAACGACGTCCTCGCGGGGACGGCGACGATCACGGCGGCCGTCCGCGAGGGCCCAGTCGGCCTGTCGGTACTCCCGGCGTCGACGGACCTCGACGACTTCGGGCGGGGCGACCCAGACGGCCTCTCGACGCTCCTCGACGGCCTCGACGCGGACGTCGTCCTGCTCGACACCTCCGCGGGGCTGAGTCACGACAGCGTCGAACCCCTCCGGGTGGCCGACGAGGTGATTCTGGTGTCGACGGCCGAACCCGGCGCGCTGGGCGACACGGCGAAGACGCGCGAGGTGGCCGACCGGTTCGGAACGCCCGTGTGGGGCGCGGTGGTGACGCGAGCGACGACGGACGGCGACGGGGAACGCGCCGCCGACCGCTCGCGGACCGACGGCGTGGCGGCCGTCGCCGACCGCCTCGGCGTCACCGTCCGCGGATCGATCCCCGAGGACCCGGCGGTGGCGGCCGCAGCAGCGGCCGGCGACCCCCTGGTCGTCGCCGCCCCCGACGCACCCGCGACCGGTGCCTACCGCCGACTCGCGGCCGAGTTGCTCGACGACGACGCGCTCGCGCCGACGGCCGACGAGCCGACGGCCGACGAGCCGACACACGACGCGGACGGCGTCGTCGTCGCCGACGCCGAGGAGACGGCCCGCGAGTCGGCGGAAGCAACCGAAACCGAGGAGGGAACGCCGGACGACGGCTCCGTCACGCTCGACGATGCGGACGACGGAACCGACGACGACACGGACGACGACACGGAGGCGGACCGCGAGGACGAAGCGGGGAGCGAGCGCTCCGGGTTCCTCCGCTGGCTCCTGGGCTGA
- a CDS encoding antitoxin VapB family protein, which translates to MSTADEQIRVSDTVKRELDRRRREGESYNDVLRRMLEDDRDLLAGFGRWSDEHADRVRDAREKSTQKSKERTRRLADDG; encoded by the coding sequence ATGTCAACCGCTGACGAACAGATTCGAGTGAGCGACACGGTGAAGCGAGAACTGGACCGTCGGCGGAGGGAGGGGGAGAGCTACAACGACGTGCTACGGCGTATGCTCGAAGACGACCGCGACCTGCTCGCCGGGTTTGGTCGGTGGTCAGACGAACACGCCGACCGCGTCCGAGACGCCCGCGAGAAATCCACGCAGAAGTCGAAAGAGCGGACTCGTCGGCTGGCGGATGACGGATGA
- a CDS encoding PIN domain-containing protein, which translates to MKVLDATFLIDYLNGVDATAEYLLSNENDRFILPAPAYAEVLVGEGNDPDGDVAEAKADLSWGEVYETGTETSEVAGVIADEIGPQGPFLAGADGLIAAVGRELNAPVVSSDRDLTHPKTKRVVDIDEYRN; encoded by the coding sequence ATGAAAGTACTCGACGCGACGTTTCTCATCGACTACCTGAACGGTGTTGACGCCACCGCCGAGTACCTGCTTTCCAACGAAAACGACCGGTTCATCCTTCCAGCACCGGCCTACGCTGAAGTCCTCGTCGGAGAAGGGAACGACCCGGACGGCGATGTGGCTGAGGCGAAAGCCGACCTCTCTTGGGGAGAAGTCTACGAGACGGGGACGGAGACGTCGGAGGTTGCCGGGGTGATCGCCGACGAAATCGGGCCACAGGGACCGTTTCTCGCGGGGGCGGATGGCCTTATCGCCGCCGTCGGCCGAGAACTGAACGCGCCTGTCGTCTCGTCGGACCGCGACCTCACACATCCCAAGACGAAGCGGGTCGTCGACATCGACGAGTACCGAAACTAA
- the ribB gene encoding 3,4-dihydroxy-2-butanone-4-phosphate synthase yields MRGRSEAVGALDRVVAAFRDGDPVLVHDADDREGETDLLYPASAVTPAAVGRLRNDGGGLVFVALTDAVAERFDLPFLHEELDHPANDHTDLGYDAHPSFSLTVNHRDGFTGVTDDDRALTIRRLGEVSGDDDYGVDDFAAEFRTPGHVHLLRAAPGLLSERRGHTELGLALAREAGVAPAVAGCEMLDDDTGGALSTADARTYARRHDVPFVEGAALVEALA; encoded by the coding sequence ATGCGGGGCCGGAGCGAGGCGGTCGGCGCGCTCGACCGGGTCGTCGCCGCCTTCCGCGACGGCGACCCGGTGCTCGTTCACGACGCCGACGACCGCGAGGGAGAGACCGACCTCCTCTATCCCGCGAGCGCGGTGACGCCGGCGGCCGTCGGACGCCTGCGCAACGACGGCGGCGGCCTCGTCTTCGTCGCCCTCACCGACGCCGTCGCCGAGCGGTTCGACCTGCCCTTCCTCCACGAGGAACTCGACCACCCAGCGAACGACCACACCGACCTGGGGTACGACGCCCATCCGTCGTTCTCGCTGACGGTCAACCATCGCGACGGCTTCACCGGCGTGACCGACGACGACCGGGCGCTGACCATCCGCCGTCTCGGCGAGGTGAGCGGGGACGACGACTACGGCGTCGACGACTTCGCGGCGGAGTTCCGGACGCCGGGCCACGTCCACCTCCTCCGGGCGGCACCGGGACTCCTGAGCGAGCGCCGCGGCCATACGGAACTGGGGCTGGCGCTGGCCCGCGAGGCCGGCGTCGCCCCTGCGGTCGCCGGCTGTGAGATGCTCGACGACGACACCGGCGGGGCGCTCTCGACGGCCGACGCGCGGACGTACGCCCGACGACACGACGTGCCGTTCGTGGAGGGGGCGGCGCTGGTCGAGGCGCTGGCGTGA
- a CDS encoding DUF120 domain-containing protein, protein MAESAAASSVGHDELAALKRIGLDGGLSGRTKVSCSGLADRLGTSAQTASRRLQRLDDAGLLDREVLADGQFVALTDDGAAALRREYADYRRLFEDEAALSLDGTVTSGMGEGRHYISLSGYMTQFRERLGYEPFPGTLNVELTPESVRARGEMDALETGATPIDGWEDDERTFGPATCYAARVEVDGESYDGAHVIVPDRTHHDATQLELIAPDKLRDALDLSDGDRLTVHLGDA, encoded by the coding sequence ATGGCAGAGAGCGCAGCGGCGTCGTCGGTCGGGCACGACGAACTCGCCGCCCTGAAGCGGATCGGACTCGACGGGGGCCTCTCGGGGCGGACGAAGGTCTCGTGTTCCGGCCTGGCCGATCGCCTCGGCACGTCGGCCCAGACGGCCTCTCGACGACTCCAGCGGCTGGACGACGCCGGCCTCCTCGACCGGGAGGTGCTGGCGGACGGGCAGTTCGTCGCCCTCACCGACGACGGGGCGGCGGCGCTCAGGCGCGAGTACGCCGACTACCGGCGGCTGTTCGAGGACGAGGCGGCACTCTCCCTCGACGGCACCGTCACGAGCGGCATGGGCGAGGGGCGTCACTACATCTCGCTGTCCGGCTACATGACGCAGTTCCGCGAGCGCCTGGGCTACGAGCCGTTCCCCGGGACGCTCAACGTCGAACTGACTCCCGAAAGCGTCCGGGCCCGCGGGGAGATGGACGCCCTCGAAACCGGCGCGACGCCCATCGACGGGTGGGAGGACGACGAGCGCACCTTCGGACCGGCGACGTGTTACGCGGCTCGGGTCGAGGTCGACGGCGAGTCGTACGACGGCGCCCACGTCATCGTCCCGGACCGCACCCACCACGACGCCACCCAGCTCGAACTCATCGCTCCGGACAAACTCCGGGACGCACTCGACCTCTCGGACGGGGACCGCCTGACGGTTCACCTGGGGGACGCGTGA